The Cucumis melo cultivar AY chromosome 5, USDA_Cmelo_AY_1.0, whole genome shotgun sequence genome has a segment encoding these proteins:
- the LOC127149608 gene encoding uncharacterized protein LOC127149608, with translation MPPRRGTRRGGGRGGRGAGRGQPEAPPVAPAVDPNAPVTQADLAAMEQRYQDMLQAALAPFLAAQQNQAAPVQAEAAPAQAQAAPVQAQAVAPPAPEEAQPVPVQLSTEAKHLRDFRKYNPKTFDGSMDNPTKAQMWLTSIETIFRYMKCPEDQKVQCAVFFLEDRGTAWWETAERMLGGDVSKITWEQFKENFYAKFFSANVKHAKLQEFLNLEQGDMTVEQYDAEFDMLSRFAPDMVRDEAARTEKFVRGLRLDLQGIVRALRPATHADALRIALDLSLPERADASKAAGRGSALGQKRKVETQPDVVPQRTLRSGGVFQRHRRELAAAGRTLRELPACTTCGRVHGGRCLAGSGVCFRCRQPGHTADMCPRKPFETTPPQPSAAQQGRVFATTRQEAERAGTVVTGTLPILGHYAFVLFDSGSSHSFISSVFVQHVGLEVEPLGSVLSVSTPSGEVLLSKEQIKACRVEIANRMLDVTLLVLDMQDFDVILGMDWLSANHANIDCYGKEVVFNPPSEASFKFRGAGMVCIPKVISAMKASKLLSQGTWGILASVVDVREPEVSLSSEPVVREYPDVFPDELPGLPPPREVDFAIELEPGTAPISRAPYRMAPAELKELKVQLQELLDKGFIRPSVSPWGAPVLFVKKKDGSMRLCIDYRELNKVTVKNRYPLPRIDDLFDQLQGATVFSKIDLRSGYHQLRIRDGDIPKTAFRSRYGHYEFVVMSFGLTNAPAVFMDLMNRVFKEFLDSFVIVFIDDILIYSKTEAEHEEHLHQVLETLRANKLYAKFSKCEFWLRKVTFLGHVVSSEGVSVDPAKIEAVTNWTRPSTVSEIRSFLGLAGYYRRFVEDFSRIASPLTQLTRKGTPFVWSPACERSFQELKQKLVTAPVLTVPDGSGNFVIYSDASKKGLGCVLMQQGKVVAYASRQLKIHEQNYPTHDLELAAVVFALKIWRHYLYGEKIQIYTDHKSLKYFFTQKELNMRQRR, from the coding sequence atgccgccacgtagaggtacacgccgaggaggtggtaggggaggcagaggagccggtcgtggccagccggaggcgccacctgttgcaccggcagtcgacccaaacgcaccggtcacccaggcggatctcgccgcgatggagcagcgttatcaggacatgctgcaagctgctttggcgcctttccttgccgcccagcagaaccaggccgcccctgttcaggccgaggccgcccctgctcaggcccaggccgcccctgttcaggctcaggccgtcgctcctccagcccctgaggaagctcaaccagtaccagttcaactgtcgaccgaggcgaaacacttacgggatttcaggaagtataatcccaagacctttgacggatccatggacaaccccacaaaggcccaaatgtggttgacgtccatagagactattttccggtacatgaagtgcccagaagaccagaaggtgcagtgtgccgtcttcttcttggaggacaggggcaccgcctggtgggagaccgcggagagaatgctagggggcgatgtaagcaaaataacatgggagcagttcaaggagaacttctatgctaagtttttctccgccaatgtgaagcacgccaagctgcaagagttcctaaacttggagcaaggcgacatgacggtggagcagtacgacgccgagttcgatatgttgtcccgctttgctcccgatatggtaagggacgaggctgccaggacggagaaattcgttagaggactcaggctagaccttcagggcattgtcagagccctccgcccagccacgcatgctgatgcactacgtatagcactggatttgagcctgcctgagagagccgatgcgtctaaggctgccggcagagggtcagccttgggacagaagaggaaggttgagacgcagcctgacgtagtaccgcagcgaacactgaggtcaggaggtgtcttccagagacaccgacgggagcttgcagcagccgggaggactctgagagagctacccgcttgtactacctgcgggagagtccacggaggtcgttgcttggctggaagtggagtctgcttcaggtgcagacagccggggcacactgctgatatgtgtcctcggaaacccttcgagacgacaccgccccagccttctgcggcccagcaggggagagttttcgccactacccggcaggaggccgagcgagctggcactgtggtgacaggtacgctcccaattttggggcattatgcttttgtgctatttgactctgggtcatcccactcgtttatatcctccgttttcgttcagcatgtgggtttagaggtagagcctttgggtagtgttttgtcggtttctactccatctggggaggtcctgttatccaaagaacaaataaaggcatgtcgggtagagatagcgaatcgtatgttagacgtgaccttactagtgttagacatgcaggattttgatgtgatactaggcatggattggctgtcagccaaccatgccaatatagactgttatggcaaggaagttgtcttcaaccctccctccgaggctagtttcaaattcaggggggcaggtatggtatgtatacccaaggtcatctcagccatgaaggctagtaaactactcagccagggtacttggggtattttggcaagcgtagtggatgtgagagagccagaagtctccctatcttccgaaccagtggtaagagagtaccccgacgttttcccagacgaacttccaggacttccgcctcccagagaagtagacttcgctatcgagttagagccgggcactgccccaatctcgagggccccttacagaatggctccagccgagctaaaggagttgaaggtccagttacaggagttgctggacaaaggcttcatccggcccagtgtgtcgccttggggagccccagttttgttcgtgaagaagaaggatgggtcaatgcgcctttgtattgactaccgagagctgaacaaggtgacagtcaaaaaccgctaccccttgcccaggattgatgacctgttcgatcagttgcagggagccaccgtcttctccaagatcgacctgcgatcaggctatcaccagttgaggattagggacggtgacatccccaagacggcctttcgatcgaggtacggacattacgaattcgttgtgatgtctttcggcttgactaacgctcctgcagtattcatggatctgatgaacagggtgtttaaggagtttctagactcgttcgtcatagtcttcattgacgacatcctcatttactcaaaaactgaggctgagcacgaggagcacttacaccaagttttggagacccttcgagccaacaagttgtatgccaagttctccaagtgtgaattctggttaaggaaggtgacgtttcttggccacgtggtttccagtgagggagtttcagtagatcccgcaaagattgaagcagtgaccaactggacccgaccgtccacggttagtgaaattcgaagttttctgggcttggcaggttactacaggaggttcgtggaagacttctcacgtatagccagcccgttgacccagttgaccaggaagggaaccccttttgtctggagcccagcatgcgagaggagctttcaggagctcaaacagaagctagtgacggcaccggtcctgacagtgcccgatggttcgggaaactttgtaatctatagtgacgcctccaagaagggactgggctgtgttctgatgcagcagggtaaggtagttgcttatgcctcccgccaattgaagatccatgagcagaactaccctacccatgacttggagttggcagctgtagtctttgcactgaagatatggaggcactatctgtacggtgagaagattcagatttacaccgatcataagagcctgaagtacttcttcacacagaaggagttgaacatgaggcagaggaggtag
- the LOC127149585 gene encoding rac-like GTP-binding protein ARAC2, translating to MSTTKFIKCVMLGDRAVGKTCMLISYTSNTFPTDYVPTVFDNFSANVVVDGSTVNLGLWDTTGKEDYSRLRPMSYRGADVFLLAFSLISKATYENIFKKWLPELKHYAPNVPILFFSTCFFYL from the exons ATGAGCACAACCAAGTTTATCAAATGTGTCATGCTCGGCGACCGCGCCGTCGGAAAGACTTGTATGCTCATTTCTTATACTAGCAACACTTTTCCCACG GATTATGTTCCGACTGTTTTTGATAACTTCAGTGCCAATGTAGTAGTTGATGGCAGCACTGTCAATCTTGGCTTATGGGACACTACTGGTA AGGAAGATTACAGCAGATTGAGGCCTATGAGTTACAGAGGAGCTGATGTTTTTTTATTGGCATTTTCTCTTATAAGCAAAGCTACTTATGAGAACATCTTCAAGAAG TGGCTTCCTGAACTTAAACATTATGCTCCAAATGTAccaattcttttcttttctacttgTTTTTTTTATCTTTGA